One window from the genome of Molothrus ater isolate BHLD 08-10-18 breed brown headed cowbird chromosome 5, BPBGC_Mater_1.1, whole genome shotgun sequence encodes:
- the TASOR2 gene encoding protein TASOR 2 isoform X1 translates to MGERRRGESGEPGTGFPEEQGCSLLQRAVAVLRSSSLHSGSQQGFQYSRAILVENELFLSELRAFARAKAAAGYSQEELRETFAFLLFDKEEEAQRVCQSGLRVNSSSSGALGDPAQGVYISKYSDCLHASPWHHGKSAFIVICKLIKGKVRAIPESSPSSSTCPSPGYDCHVSSGSSQYYVYEVSGAGAAERPRQVCPYVLLCCQYRPPREMPAPAPPRPVEQNHQEPRSLSAPCPWRGQLCIGGQRLCTIGLRSQHSAGSVPAQLPPSLDIHHVMGLADLKRKLPEAAFGQGNYTRNEVCFQGVHSSLYEVEISNKDHSRMDLLLGKLREKDLAIIKFLQDQGVLILLTSSALARQEGLEPREPVTLLALFLFRSRRALGPREEERDAPGRREGGSRSSLSLQIASVVPGLRYALRRAASASSRAAAGSPRIQEHLQEYAELQESSRGDIPGVPVPSPCRDGDAGIQEYAELQESSRGGIPGVPVPSPCRDGDAGPSQKLSEQSLARLRRYLSDPGSFTLGISAALQCLRGAAGNVGDDPGNSSSSSSVPPGAAPCTRAAGAARDKGELLPTSAPETLLKSVTSPTKPWGREARRKSSRILGKSIPKAQTPPGESSSRSREAAKKKTGAASSCPKKSGSTGNSNEPMLKLANLQLPHGRKRGAEVLAAEIVHKPQCEGAEKEKESSAPNGPAVEAKRPKTLENVDTKKALVTESGTKPGKSKVQKNLENRAAKPPEKQQEGSERKELPSELPSEASSQPPGAEIPRNVHPMAIPSVAFALPGDNSDSHALNLLADLALGSCIPAFIPKDSGMEPGDSWEQRSPSEPKSLRVASDHKYHRADKQGKKPTSSKVSPSQALPEPADPSPLASPPREKTSGILSRGSSAAFQVFPPRQAPPACEASSHSIISAEHSYASPLPEDPKAAPDPKGSHPRSAPAAPLVGKVLPFRHQQSSAAEPARSQVPPRRKEEFSRSHTVNLCGNSMRVTCLWEEEYLFHLDSRYTNDSLEKTVIRALHGPWDPNLPDDVEGMKLILHMWVALFYRKPSKLLSSSRKVVEHSNPSKFVSISSSGGFLELSDDSQDCFGFETCPADSGWDPDQTPSSSLDPSPPSQGACQPQRSPADSQTDADGAAGAVDSTVSSSSGELPCGPGEEEEEEPSSTSCPESLSLQDPSRERLELAGGEPEGVPEESAEEPAKEALLDARITPSPPEELGCASKSPENPGSQTPNSSTAPWTEPARAPQENGEQQQKEQQEAGSGSGPGPPEDEEGAGGSGHSPEGEGGADPQPACDSLPLEAAPGSAEPGGAPEEGEECQEPWEHSEKEEREEEEEEEEKKESEELEDEGSFAGPVGLVLSESSDAEMECEKNPGNSASPEKFGVPEQDPVASPTSLAPACPERSSPAPSDGAGTVPGAFPEQVSPNQEELPDPWDAPGTPEAETNGVGAATLAGVGSPHSASRELPAPPEPSPVRGAQPDSVTDSPGPAGATRGSGHTERHRAPSGERWEPAGSAGSPCRPGMSLTLSPDTSSVCLASPNGSLDPWAAPEDQPVESLQSPSQSDLGQGSCCSQRGAGDADPSPNSLDAEESNRGGNGVLVEEQLGSPCANGMEELDDPMGAGDGRDSPFEYTDIGDECGAEESQDVFPGTEDSPGNDTTNSEMAEIPLHHHLLESEPSSSIREGISAIQELPRQQQSLPNIHGDSAPASPGAGDSTRGVPGVPGRRESVLCRLWKPCREGGAAQVSVAAWSLDGSFRPSCSQAPAESPAPCSPVEAPAEPGSAPPSPCDPWDDLEPAEPGSPLPEALPGMLPPTPDSARWAGSHGSPRSSPRSCGSPRSHGSHRSHGSPRSHGSPRSHGSPRSHGSPRSHGSHGSPRSHGSPRSFGSRASPRSSPRSCGSPRSFGSHGSPRIRGSPGRCGSPRSPRSCGSLGSHGSPRSYGTPRSHGTPRSCGSPRSYGTPRSHGTPRSCGSHGSPRGHGSPRNHGSPMCGGSPRSCGSPRSGGSPRSPGSPMSGGSHGGPRSHGSPRSGGSPRSPGSPRSHGSPRSCGSPRSPGSPRSPGSPRSCGSPGSPQSPAGDAGGSPREGPFLPEELEGGSIPSPAPFPARECPLCQPWDVCEHNPEGSQVFPDADCAGAEVGQGEIPASPIPWDEPRDLSGEHLEFSDAEDVLDVLPREEQLPSQDTHEGLAFEDPLENSFGDSDQEYLEGNSHSPLPSRSSCIMRSMDAAGARTTWDSSSGSSVPAEEPGEAWDWDVPGDPGSLVVTRQCQERLEHSQPPRGRGRRARESHLARSLLGTWRGLEEITQNTLDMECLRFHYKLKEILRNGQPSFSTSKSLFPRDFAPHIPLSPRSRSPLRVTIPPSDGWPRARRGPRAARRARSRERGAALRLARLRHRHGPGPEPEPEPRADGDGNGAVAGILHEFSEFQRVLLAGARAGSAAPGQGEAGGGRAGLARPRATAAFQGMVAELRGALRCHLRRVAARRQPGMFYLLETGQQQPFFDRVKALLKAEGFVRMEPLSFCRAQRGDSERLLVIIRNEDIASHIHTVPCLLELKRCPSVVFAGVDEPEEVTGDTFQELFQAGGFVVSDEELLERVTLGQLKEVVKVLEKLNRSGRWKWLLHHRESKKLRGDLSRDDGSAQRKQLLLRWCQGAELLELLPFHGCDSAAEPGRAQCLLGLQAQHVRARFAVYLTENPSSSCREMLESKGILVADIATFLGTVQKVAAPFRRSYW, encoded by the exons AGTGGAGCAGAACCACCAAG AGCCGCGCTCGCTGTCGGCGCCGTGCCCGTGGCGGGGCCAGCTCTGCATCGGGGGGCAGCGCCTGTGCACCATCGGCCTGAGGAGCCAGCACAGCGCGGGCAGCGTGCCCGCCCAGCT GCCTCCCAGCCTGGACATCCACCACGTCATGGGGTTGGCTGACTTGAAGAGAAAACTGCCGGAAGCTGCGTTTGGGCAAGGGAATTACACAAGGAATGAAG tctgCTTCCAGGGGGTTCACTCCAGCCTCTACGAGGTGGAAATATCCAACAAGGATCACTCCAGAATggatctgctgctgggaaagctgAGGGAGAAGGACTTG GCAATCATCAAATTCCTGCAGGACCAGGGCGTCCTCATCCTGCTCACGTCCTCAGCCCTGGCACGCCAGGAGG GCCTGGAGCCCAGGGAGCCCGTGACGCTGCTGGCCCTGTTCCTGTTCCGCTCCCGCCGCGCCCTGGGCCCCCGAG AGGAGGAGCGGGATGCCCCGGGCAGGAGGGAGGGCGGTTCCAGGAGCTCGCTGTCCCTGCAGATCGCCTCCGTGGTGCCGGGGCTGCGCTACGCCCTGCGCAGGGCGGCCTCCGCCTCCTCCCGCGCTGCCGCGGGCAGCCCCCGCATCCAGGAGCACCTCCAGGAGTACGCAGAGCTCCAGGAAAGCTCCCGGGGTGACATTCCCGGTGTCCCCGTCCCCTCTCCGTGCCGGGATGGGGATGCTGGCATCCAGGAGtatgcagagctccaggaaagCTCCCGGGGTGGCATtcccggtgtccctgtcccctctccgTGCCGGGACGGGGATGCTGGCCCTTCCCAGAAGCTCTCGGAGCAATCCCTGGCCCGGCTGCGCCGTTACCTCTCCGACCCCGGCAGCTTCACCCTGGGGATCTCAGCGGCCTTGCAGTGTCTCCGTGGGGCTGCCGGGAATGTGGGAGACGATCCTGgcaattcctcctcctcctcctcggtgcccccaggtgctgctccttgCACCAGAGCAGCGGGAGCCGCGCGGGATAagggagagctgctccccaCCTCTGCTCCAGAGACATTGCTCAAAAGCGTCACCTCTCCCACCAAGCCCTGGGGCCGGGAGGCCAGGAGGAAATCCAGCAGGATCCTTGGGAAGAGCATTCCCAAGGCACAGACACctcctggggagagcagcagcaggagcagggaggcagccaAGAAAAAAACCGGCGCCGCTTCCTCTTGTCCCAAAAAATCGGGATCCACGGGCAATTCCAACGAGCCCATGCTGAAACTGGCCAATTTGCAGTTGCCACATGGGAGGAAAAGAG gtgcagaGGTCCTGGCTGCAGAAATTGTCCACAAACCCCAGTGTGAAGgtgctgagaaggagaaggaaagctCAGCTCCCAATGGTCCTGCTGTGGAGGCAAAGAGGCCAAAAACCCTGGAAAACGTGGACACAAAGAAGGCTCTTGTCACCGAGAGTGGCACAAagccagggaaaagcaaagtgcagaaaaacctggaaaacagagcagcaaaacctccggagaagcagcaggaagggagtg AGCGGAAGGAGCTGCCCTCGGAGCTCCCCAGCGAGGCCTCATCCCAACCCCCCGGAGCAGAAATCCCAAGGAATGTTCATCCCATGGCGATTCCCAGCGTTGCCTTTGCCCTGCCAGGGGACAACAGCGACTCCCACGCCCTGAACCTGCTGGCTGACctggccctgggctcctgcatTCCTGCCTTTATTCCCAAAGATTCTGGGATGGAACCCGGGGATTCCTGGGAGCAGCGCAGCCCCTCCGAGCCCAAATCCCTGCGCGTGGCCTCCGACCACAAATACCACAGGGCAGACAAGCAGGGCAAGAAACCCACCTCCAGCAAGGTGTCCCCGAGCCAGGCGCTTCCTGAGCCAGCGGATCCCAGCCCTCTGGCCTCTCCTCCCAGGGAAAAAACCTCTGGGATTctcagcaggggcagcagcgCCGCGTTCCAGGTGTTCCCTCCCCGCCAAGCTCCGCCGGCCTGCGAGGCGAGCTCACACTCCATCATCTCAGCCGAGCACTCCTACGCCTCCCCGCTGCCCGAGGATCCCAAAGCAGCCCCGGATCCCAAGGGGAGCCATCCCAGGAGCGCTCCAGCCGCTCCCTTGGTCGGGAAGGTGCTGCCGTTCCGGCACCAGCAGAGCAGCGCGGCCGAGCCCGCCCGGAGCCAGGTCCCtcccaggaggaaggaggagttCTCCAGGAGCCACACGGTGAATCTCTGCGGGAATTCCATGAGGGTCACCTGCCTCTGGGAAGAGGAGTATCTCTTCCACCTGGACAGCAGGTACACCAACGATTCCCTGGAGAAAACTGTCATCCGTGCCCTGCATGG GCCCTGGGACCCCAATCTTCCCGACGACGTGGAAGGGATGAAGCTGATCCTGCACATGTGGGTGGCTCTGTTCTACAGGAAGCCCAGCaagctcctgagcagctccaggaaggtggtggagcACAGCAATCCCAGCAAATTCGTCTCCATCAGCAGCTCCGGGGGCTTCCTGGAGCTCAGCGATGACAGCCAGGACTGCTTTGGCTTCGAGACGTGTCCTGCGGACTCGGGCTGGGATCCTGACCAgactcccagcagctccctggacCCCAGCCCCCCTTCCCAGGGCGCCTGCCAGCCCCAGAGGAGCCCCGCGGATTCCCAGACGGACGCGGACGGAGCCGCGGGAGCCGTGGACAGCACCGTGTCCTCCTCCTCGGGGGAGCTGCCCTGCGGGccgggggaggaggaggaggaggagccttCCTCCACCAGCTGTCCCGagagcctctccctgcaggatccttccagggaaaggctggagcTGGCGGGCGGGGAGCCCGAGGGCGTTCCCGAGGAGAGCGCG GAGGAGCCGGCCAAGGAGGCCCTGCTGGATGCCAGGatcacccccagccctcccgAGGAGCTCGGCTGTGCCAGCAAATCCCCGGAAAACCCCGGGAGCCAAACCCCaaactccagcacagctccatggacAGAGCCCGCCCGTGCACCCCAGGAAAacggggagcagcagcagaaagagcagcaggaggcgGGCTCAGGGAGTGGCCCCGGCCCTCccgaggatgaggagggagcGGGAGGCTCTGGGCATTCCCCGGAAGGTGAGGGTGGCGCTGATCCGCAGCCCGCCTGCGATTCCCTGCCCttggaagcagctcctggaagtgcagagcctgggggagcccctgaggaaggggaggaatgccaggagccctgggagcactcagaaaaggaggagagggaggaggaggaggaggaggaggagaagaaagagagcgAGGAGTTGGAGGACGAAGGCTCCTTCGCGGGCCCCGTGGGTTTGGTGCTGTCCGAGAGCAGCGATGCCGAGATGGAATGTGAGAAGAATCCAGGGAATTCGGCGTCTCCTGAGAAGTTTGGTGTTCCTGAACAGGACCCCGTGGCCAGCCCCACCTCCCTGGCACCCGCCTGCCCTGAGAGATCCTCGCCAGCGCCCTCAGATGGGGCTGGGactgtccctggagcctttcctGAGCAGGTGTCACCGAACCAGGAGGAGCTCCCGGATCCCTGGGACGCTCCGGGCACGCCGGAGGCGGAGACAAACGGGGTTGGAGCGGCCACCCTGGCCGGGGTGGGCTCACCCCACAGcgccagcagggagctgcccgcgccccctgagcccagcccgGTCCGTGGGGCACAGCCTGACAGCGTCACAGACAGCCCGGGGCCTGCCGGAGCCACGCGGGGCTCCGGGCACACCGAGCGGCATCGGGCGCCCTCTGGAGAGCGCTGGGAGCCTGCCGGGAGCGCGGGATCCCCCTGCAGGCCGGGAATGAGCCTGACCCTGTCCCCCGACACCAGCTCCGTGTGCCTGGCCTCTCCCAATGGCTCCCTGGATCCGTGGGCTGCTCCAGAGGATCAGCCCGTGGAGAGCCTCCAGTCGCCCTCCCAGAGCgacctgggacagggcagctgctgctcccagcgGGGTGCGGGTGACGCCGATCCCAGCCCCAATTCCCTGGATGCTGAGGAGTCAAACCGAGGTGGGAACGGGGTTTtggtggaggagcagctggggagccCCTGTGCCAACGGCATGGAGGAGCTGGATGATCCCATGGGAGCAGGAGACGGCCGGGACTCCCCCTTTGAGTACACGGACATAGGAGATGAGTGTGGAGCTGAGGAGAGCCAGGACGTGTTCCCTGGCACGGAGGATTCCCCTGGGAACGACACCACGAACTCAGAGATGGCAGAGATCCCTCTCCACCATCACCTCCTGGAGTCAGAGCCCTCCTCCTCCATCAGGGAGGGCATCTCAGCCATACAGgagctccccaggcagcagcagagcctcccAAACATCCACGGGGACTCAGCTCCCGCTTCTCCTGGCGCCGGGGACTCCACCCGCGGCGTTCCCGGCGTGCCGGGCCGGCGGGAGTCGGTGCTGTGCCGCCTCTGGAAGCCGTGCCGGGAAGGAGGAGCCGCGCAGGTGAGCGTGGCTGCCTGGAGCCTGGATGGCTCCTTCcgtcccagctgctcccaagcGCCGGCGGAGTCCCCGGCTCCCTGCTCACCCGTGGAAGCGCCAGCAGAGCCGGGATCTGCTCCGCCTTCTCCGTGTGACCCATGGGACGAcctggagcctgcagagccGGGTTCACCTCTCCCTGAGGCGCTCCCTGGGATGCTCCCTCCCACTCCAGACAGTGCACGGTGGGCTGGGAgccatggcagccccaggagcagccccaggagctgtggcagccccaggagccatGGGAGCCACAGGAGCCAtgggagccccaggagccatggcagccccaggagccatggcagccccaggagccatgggagccccaggagccatgggagccatggcagccccaggagccatggcagccccaggagctttGGGAGCCGTGCtagccccaggagcagcccccgaagctgtggcagccccagaaGCTTTGGGAGCCATGGTAGCCCCAGGATCCGTGGTAGCCCTGGAAGATgtgggagccccaggagccccaggagctgtggcagccttgggagccatggcagccccaggagctaTGGTACCCCCAGAAGCCATGGTacccccaggagctgtggcagccccaggagctaTGGTACCCCCAGAAGCCATGGTacccccaggagctgtggcagccatGGTAGCCCCAGAGGCCATGGTAGCCCCAGGAACCATGGTAGCCCCATGTGTGGTGGCAGCCCCAGAAGCTGTGGTAGCCCCAGGAGCggtggcagccccaggagccctggTAGCCCCATGAGTGGTGGCAGCCATGGTGGCCCCAGAAgccatggcagccccaggagcggtggcagccccaggagccctggcagccccaggagccatGGTAGTCCCAGAAGCTGTGGCAGtcccaggagccctggcagtcCCAGGAGCCCTGGTAGTCCCAGAAGCTgtgggagccctggcagcccccagagcccggCAGGGGATGCCGGagggagccccagggagggGCCCTtcctgccagaggagctggaaggaggCAGCATTCCCAGTCCTGCACCTTTCCCAGCCCGggagtgtcccctgtgccagccctgggatgtgTGTGAGCACAACCCTGAGGGGTCCCAGGTGTTCCCTGATGCTGACTGTGCCGGCGCTGAGGTGGGACAGGGAGAAATTCCTGCTTCTCCCATCCCCTGGGATGAGCCCAGGGACCTCTCTGGAGAACACCTGGAGTTCAGTGATGCTGAGGATGTTTTGGATGTGCTCCcaagggaagagcagctcccaAGCCAAGACACACACGAGGGCTTGGCCTTTGAAGATCCATTGGAGAATTCCTTTGGTGACTCAGACCAGGAATATTTGGAGGGGAATTCTCACTCCCCTCTTCCAAGCAGGAGTTCCTGCATCATGAGATCCATGGATGCTGCAGGAGCAAGGACTACCTGGGACAGCTCCTCCGGGAGCTCCGTGCCCGCGGAGGAGCCCGGGGAGGCCTGGGACTGGGATGTCCCCGGGGATCCCGGGAGCCTCGTGGTcaccaggcagtgccaggagaggctggaacATTCCCAGCCGCCCCGGGGGCGCGGCCGCCGTGCCCGCGAGTCCCACCTGGCCCGGTCCCTGCTGGGGACCTGGAGGGGCCTGGAGGAAATCACCCAGAACACTTTGGACATGGAGTGTCTCCGCTTCCATTATAAGCTAAAAGAAATCCTAAGGAATGGCCAGCCCTCCTTTTCTACCTCCAAAAGCCTCTTCCCGAGGGACTTTGCTCCGCACATCCCGCTGTCCCCGCGCAGCAGGAGCCCCCTGCGGGTGACGATTCCCCCCTCGGACGGGTGGCCCCGCGCCCGCAGGGGCCCTCGGGCCGCCAGGAGGGCCCGGAGCCGGGAGCGCGGGGCCGCGCTGCGCCTGGCCCGGCTGCGGCACCGGCACGGCCCGGggccagagccagagccagagccacgCGCGGACGGGGACGGGAACGGGGCCGTGGCCGGCATCCTGCACGAGTTCTCCGAGTTCCAGAGGGTGCTGCTGGCCGGGGCCCGGGCCGGGAGCGCCGCCCCGGGGCAGGGGGAGGCCGGGGGCGGCCGGGCGGGGCTGGCGCGGCCCCGCGCGACCGCGGCGTTCCAGGGAATGGTGGCGGAGCTGCGCGGGGCCCTGCGCTGCCACCTGCGCCGCGTGGCCGCCCGCCGGCAGCCGGGAATGTTCTACCTGCTGGAGaccgggcagcagcagcccttctTCGACAGGGTGAAG GCCCTGCTGAAGGCAGAGGGGTTTGTGAGGATGGAGCCCCTGAgcttctgcagagcccagcGCGGGGACAGCGAGCGGCTGCTGGTCATCATCAGGAACGAGGACATCGCCTCCCACATCCACACC gtgCCGTGCCTGCTGGAGCTGAAGCGCTGTCCCAGCGTGGTGTTTGCCGGCGTGGATGAGCCCGAGGAGGTGACAGGTGACACATTCCAGGAGCTCTTCCAGGCCGGAGGGTTCGTGGTGTctgatgaggagctgctggaaagggtGACCCTGG GCCAGCTGAAGGAGGTGGTGAAGGTGCTGGAGAAGCTGAACAGGAGCGGGAGGTGGAAGTGGCTCCTGCACCACAGGGAGAGCAAGAAGCTCAGAGGAGACCTCAG CAGGGACGATGGCAGCGcccagaggaagcagctgctgctgaggtggtgccagggggcagagctgctggagctgctgcccttccaCGGCTGCGACTCCGCGGCCGAGCCCGGGCGCGCCCAgtgcctgctggggctgcaggcgCAGCACGTCCGCGCCAGGTTCGCCGTGTACCTCACAG aaaatcccagcagcagctgcagggagatgctggaaagcaaaGGAATTCTTGTGGCTGACATCGCCACCTTCCTCGGGACGGTGCAGAAAGTGGCTGCTCCCTTCAGAAGAAGCTACTG GTGA